GCGGCGCTTGAACTGGCCCATGACCGAATCGCCAGCCATCATCGCCGACAAATGCCCGAGGATGACCGCTACACCGATGCGCTGGGCGTCGAGCTCGGCTCGCGCTGGACCGCGATCCAGGCCGTTGGTCTCTATGTGCCGGGCGGCACCGCCAGCTATCCGAGTTCGGTGTTGATGAATGCGGTGCCCGCCAAGGTGGCCGGCGTCGAGCGCATTGTCATGGTGGTGCCGGCGCGTGACGGCGCGCTCAACCCGGTGGTGCTCGCCGCCGCCCGCATCGCCGGCGTTAACGAGATCTACCGGATCGGCGGCGCCCAGGCGATCGCAGCGCTTGCCTATGGCACCGAAACCATCCGTCCGGTGGCCAAGATTGTTGGCCCCGGCAACGCCTGGGTGGCCGCAGCCAAGCGGCAGGTGTTTGGCACTGTCGGCATCGACATGATCGCCGGTCCGTCCGAAGTGCTGGTGATGGCCGATTCTGACAACGATCCCGACTGGATCGCCGCCGATCTGCTGGCTCAGGCCGAACACGATGTGGGTGCCCAGTCGATTCTGATGGCCTGCGACGCGGGCTTTGCCGATTCGGTCGTGGCCGCCGTCGAGCGGCAGCTTTCAACGCTCAGCCGCTCGGAGACGGCACGCCGCAGCTGGGCCGATTTCGGGGCCGTTATCCTGGTTCCCGACTGGCAGGCAGCGATCCCGCTGGCCGACCGGATAGCCGCCGAGCATCTCGAGATTGCCACCAGCGATGCCGAGGAATTGGCCGGGCGCATCCGCAATGCCGGCGCCATCTTCATTGGCCGGCACACGCCCGAAGTGATCGGCGATTATGTCGGTGGGTCCAACCATGTCCTGCCGACGGCGCGTTCGGCGCGGTTTTCTTCGGGGCTTTCGGTGCTTGATTATGTCAAGCGCACCTCGATTCTCAGGCTTGGAGCCGAGCAGTTGCAGTCTCTCGGCCCGGCTGCCATAACATTGGCCCGGGCAGAAGGGCTCGACGCCCACGCACGGTCGGTGTCGATCAGGATGAACCGCTGGGATGGAGGCCGGGACCGGGAATGACGACGGCGGACACGCAACGGCTCTCTGACGTCGTTCTCGATGAGACCATCGGGCGTGCCACGCCGGATGTGGAGCATGAGCGTGCGGTCGCCATTTTCGATCTGATCGAGGAAAACAGTTTTGAGCCGGCTGGCCACAATGATGGGCCCTACAAGCTCAAACTGTCGCTGGTCGATGCCAAGCTGGTGTTTTCGATCTCTGATCAGAACGATGTCCCGATCGCCGCGCATATCCTCTCGCTGACGCCGTTCCGGCGCATCGTCAAGGATTACTTCATGATCTGCGAAAGCTATTACGAGGCGATCAGGTCCTCGTCGCCGAGCCAGATTGAGGCCATCGACATGGGCCGCCGCGGCATCCACAACGAGGGCTCGCAGACGCTGATGGATCGGCTGGATGGCAAGGTCTCTATGGATTTTGATACCGCGCGGCGGTTGTTCACGCTTGTCTGCGTGCTGCACTGGCGCGGATAGAGGACACAATGGCGGACCCCGCGCCTGCCCATGAGAAAACCACTCCTGGTGCGATTCTGTTCGTGTGCGGGATGAATTCCATCCGCTCGCCAATGGCCGAGGTCATCGCCCGCTCGATATTACCCGCTGGTACCTATATCACCTCCGCAGGTGTCCGCCCCGGTGAGCGCGATCCGTTTGTCGACAAGGTGCTCGACGAAATTGGCCTCGACCTCGGCGAGCGCCAGCCGCAGGCGCTTGACGAGCTTGCTGACGATTATTTCGATGTAATTGTCACGCTGGCGCCGGAAGCCCACCACCGGGCGCTCGAAAGGACTGGTAGTACCGCCGTTGAGGTGATCTACTGGCCAACACCGGACCCGACTGTCGTTACCGGCACACGGGACCGCATTCTTGACGCCTACCGCGAGGTACGCGACATGCTCAGGCAGCGGATCGGCTCTGGCAAGGGTTGGTCACGCGAGCCGCTGGGCCCCTGAATCTATTTTGTTCACAAAGCGGTCGTCTTTGTGTAGGTTCCGACCAAAATTCGGGCCCGCGCATCATGTGCCCGCCCTTAAACGAGAAAGACAGACACTGAATGGCGAAAGAAGAAGTTCTTGAATTTCCGGGCGTGGTCACCGAACTGCTGCCGAACGCAACCTTCCGGGTAAAGCTTGAAAACGAGCATGAAATCATCGCTCACACTGCTGGCCGGATGCGCAAGAACCGCATCCGCGTGTTGGCAGGCGACAAGGTGCTCGTTGAAATGACACCCTACGATCTGACGAAAGGCCGTATCACCTATCGCTTCAAATAAGCGATAGGTGTGACGCCACCCCATGGCCAGATCGCAAAAACTGATCCTCGCCTCCGGTTCGCCGCGCAGAGTTGAACTGCTCGGCCAGGCGGGCATCGTTCCCGACCGGCTGATGCCGATGGATCTCGACGAAACGCCGCATCGCAGTGAACATCCGCGCTCGCTCGCGCGGCGGCTTTCGCGTGAGAAGGCCGAGGCTGCGCTAACCCAGACCGGCAATGACCCGGCCTGGCGCGACGCTCATATTCTCGCCGCCGATACTGTCGTCTCGGTTGGCCGCCGGGTGCTGCCCAAGGCCGAGCAGATAGATGAGGCGTCGAACGCGCTCTATCTGCTGTCGGGCCGCAACCATCGAGTCTTCACCGGTATTTGCCTGGTTACCCCGGATCACAAGATCCGTCAGAAGATCATCGAAACCCGGGTGCGCTTCAAGCGGCTCTCGCAAGTCGAGATCGAAAGTTATCTGGCTTCGGGCCAGTGGCGCGGTAAGGCCGGTGGCTATGCCATCCAGGGGCTTGCCGGCACGTTCGTGGTCAAGCTGGTCGGCTCCTACACCAATGTCGTGGGCCTGCCGCTGTACGAAACTGTCGGATTGCTGACCGGCGAAGGCTATGACGTGCATTTCAAATGGCTTGAGGGCTGAGGCAATGAACGACGCCAAGGTAACCCCACTGCGCAAGGCGCAACCCTGTCCGGAATGCGGACGACCGTCGACACGCGACAATTACCCGTTCTGCTCGGATCGCTGTCGCTCCGTCGACCTCAACCGCTGGCTGGTCGGCGGTTACGCGATCCCGGTCACCGAGGTCGGAGAAAACCAGGACGAGGACCAGGACGACCGCGGCTGAGGCAGCCGCTGTGGCGCTTTTTCGTGAATCGCTGCTTGGGTGTGCTTTTTGGGCTCCGTGCCGGGCCTTGTGCCTCAGCGCTGACGACTGCGAGAGACCGGTGCGTCGGGTATCGATATTACGAGCCCGGTATTACTCGAAGCGGTGCTTCACCGGTCACTAAGTGGGCCTCGTCGCATCGTTCCGCCGCCAAAATAGATGGACGCCGCAAGCCCGGGGCGAAGCCGTTGTGGGATTTCTTTGCCGGACAGGGAAAAAGCCGAAAAGGGTGCTGGACAGGGGCTTTCAAGATGCTATAACGCGCTCGCTTCCGGCATGGAAATTATGCTCCCGCCGGCAAGCTCCTGAAACCGCTCTGACGCGGTCAGGATGTTGCCCGGATAGCTCAGTTGGTAGAGCAGCGGATTGAAAATCCGCGTGTCGGTGGTTCAAATCCGCCTCCGGGCACCACTTCTAATTCCTTGATATTTATCAAGATTTGGTCCTTTCTTTCTTCTCCATGAATTCAAGTTCTAGACACACTGTCATGCGTTTCTAGACATCCTTTGTTTTCCGTCTGTTCACTTCGGCGTCAAGATCGGCGATTGTCTCGGCCATCCTCTTCGACATGTCGGCTCGCCTTGAATAGTGCTTCGCCATGGCTTCCGTCTTCTGACCAAGCATTTCTGCAATGATCGAGTGGTCCTTGCCCATCTCCCTGAGGATCGTCGCCACGGTATGCCTCAGGCCCTTCAGGGTGAGGCCTGGTTGCACTTTGTCTGCTGCCTCTAGCTTCTGCTTAACTGGCCGCCATGACGCTCTGAACCCCGATACAGTCCACGGCTTGCCGTAGCTGTTCGCGCACAATGTAAGTGTCGTCGTGGAGTGCTCCGGTTCGGCATCTAGCGCCTCAATGACGGGCTTAGGTAATGGAACCCACACAGGAACGCCCGTCTTGCCTCGCCGAGTATCAAGTCGTCCGTGAGATACGGCGGTCCGTGGCAACTGGAGGGCATCCTGCGGATCAAGGCCGCAGAACATCATCAACGCTATCGGAAGTCGCATATGGTTCGGAATAACGGCAATCACCGCATCCCGTTCAAAATCCATCCAAGGGCGGTTTGCTTCCGGTGCGTCGGTAGCCCTTCGAACGCGCTTCACCTTGCCGACCGGATTATCGGTCATCATCTCCTGCTCTATAGCGTGCTCGAATAGGATTGATAGAACCGTCAAGGTGTAGTTGGCAAATTTCCGTTTCCTCTTCTCGAATGTCTTATCGCGCAAACGGGCAACCCATCCCTGCGTCAATTCAGACAAGGGTGACGGCCCTAGCGGCTTTAGGTATTCCAGTATCTTCTGATAGTCAGATTTGGTTCTGGTCTTGAGCGATTGAAAGCCAGCCGATCGGCGATACGATTCAATAAGGGCGGCAAGCGTTCCGGCCCTGGCCTTCTGCCCATTCGTCTCGGCATCAATCGCGGCCAGTTCGGCGAAGAATTCGGGTGTTCCGAATTCGGACTGAAGCCTCCGCCCTGATTTTCGGTGATAGGCGTACCACTTGCCCGTCTTCGGTTCGAAGTACCTCTTCAGCCCTTTAACCCGAACCACCGTGCCGGTCATAGCGAATCCAGAAGCAAGTCGGCTGTACGATAAGTAGCAGCGTCTCCGCGAAGACAATCGATCCAGTCGTCAATTTCCCGAACGTCGTAACGCTCCATTCTGGCGCCGAC
This DNA window, taken from Hoeflea algicola, encodes the following:
- the yacG gene encoding DNA gyrase inhibitor YacG, encoding MNDAKVTPLRKAQPCPECGRPSTRDNYPFCSDRCRSVDLNRWLVGGYAIPVTEVGENQDEDQDDRG
- the infA gene encoding translation initiation factor IF-1 gives rise to the protein MAKEEVLEFPGVVTELLPNATFRVKLENEHEIIAHTAGRMRKNRIRVLAGDKVLVEMTPYDLTKGRITYRFK
- a CDS encoding low molecular weight phosphatase family protein; its protein translation is MADPAPAHEKTTPGAILFVCGMNSIRSPMAEVIARSILPAGTYITSAGVRPGERDPFVDKVLDEIGLDLGERQPQALDELADDYFDVIVTLAPEAHHRALERTGSTAVEVIYWPTPDPTVVTGTRDRILDAYREVRDMLRQRIGSGKGWSREPLGP
- a CDS encoding UPF0262 family protein; the protein is MTTADTQRLSDVVLDETIGRATPDVEHERAVAIFDLIEENSFEPAGHNDGPYKLKLSLVDAKLVFSISDQNDVPIAAHILSLTPFRRIVKDYFMICESYYEAIRSSSPSQIEAIDMGRRGIHNEGSQTLMDRLDGKVSMDFDTARRLFTLVCVLHWRG
- a CDS encoding tyrosine-type recombinase/integrase; the encoded protein is MTGTVVRVKGLKRYFEPKTGKWYAYHRKSGRRLQSEFGTPEFFAELAAIDAETNGQKARAGTLAALIESYRRSAGFQSLKTRTKSDYQKILEYLKPLGPSPLSELTQGWVARLRDKTFEKRKRKFANYTLTVLSILFEHAIEQEMMTDNPVGKVKRVRRATDAPEANRPWMDFERDAVIAVIPNHMRLPIALMMFCGLDPQDALQLPRTAVSHGRLDTRRGKTGVPVWVPLPKPVIEALDAEPEHSTTTLTLCANSYGKPWTVSGFRASWRPVKQKLEAADKVQPGLTLKGLRHTVATILREMGKDHSIIAEMLGQKTEAMAKHYSRRADMSKRMAETIADLDAEVNRRKTKDV
- a CDS encoding Maf-like protein encodes the protein MARSQKLILASGSPRRVELLGQAGIVPDRLMPMDLDETPHRSEHPRSLARRLSREKAEAALTQTGNDPAWRDAHILAADTVVSVGRRVLPKAEQIDEASNALYLLSGRNHRVFTGICLVTPDHKIRQKIIETRVRFKRLSQVEIESYLASGQWRGKAGGYAIQGLAGTFVVKLVGSYTNVVGLPLYETVGLLTGEGYDVHFKWLEG
- the hisD gene encoding histidinol dehydrogenase; the encoded protein is MVLRLDYRQSDFESRFAAFLTTKREVSEDVETDVRVIINEVRARGDAALHDFSKRFDGIDTRTLGLAVTADEIEAAYQAADKDVIAALELAHDRIASHHRRQMPEDDRYTDALGVELGSRWTAIQAVGLYVPGGTASYPSSVLMNAVPAKVAGVERIVMVVPARDGALNPVVLAAARIAGVNEIYRIGGAQAIAALAYGTETIRPVAKIVGPGNAWVAAAKRQVFGTVGIDMIAGPSEVLVMADSDNDPDWIAADLLAQAEHDVGAQSILMACDAGFADSVVAAVERQLSTLSRSETARRSWADFGAVILVPDWQAAIPLADRIAAEHLEIATSDAEELAGRIRNAGAIFIGRHTPEVIGDYVGGSNHVLPTARSARFSSGLSVLDYVKRTSILRLGAEQLQSLGPAAITLARAEGLDAHARSVSIRMNRWDGGRDRE